A genomic segment from Nicotiana tabacum cultivar K326 chromosome 7, ASM71507v2, whole genome shotgun sequence encodes:
- the LOC107808002 gene encoding aspartic proteinase A1 — MEIKILLASLVIWYITCINVYADDMVRIELKRQSLDLSSISDARIYAKDLRGRNRNLAAPNDQIVYLKNYHDVQYFAEIGIGSPPQRFIVVFDTGSSNLWVPSSRCFFSIACYLRSRYKSRLSNTYTKIGKSSKIPFGTGSVHGFFSQDNVKVGGAVLKQQVFTEVTREGYLTLLRARFDGVLGLGFDQSTTSRNVTPVWYNMLLQHMVTKSIFSFWLNRDPTSKIAGEIIFGGMDWTHFRGQHTYVPVAQNGYWEIEIGDLFIGSNSTGLCKDGCPAIVDTGTSFIAGPTTILTQINHAIGAEGIISLECKKVVSSYGDSIWERLIAGLQPENVCNRIGLCTNNGSLCSSCEMIVFWIQVEIRKERSKEKAFQYANQLCEKLPNPGGKSFINCDVFALPHITFTIGDKSFPLSPDQYVIRVDDSQGVHCISGFTTLNAHPRRPLWVLGDAFLRAYHTVFDFGSSQIGFAESA, encoded by the exons ATGGAGATCAAAATCCTTCTTGCATCACTTGTAATATGGTATATAACCTGCATCAACGTATATGCTGATGATATGGTTAGGATTGAGCTAAAAAGGCAATCGTTGGACCTTTCTAGCATAAGCGATGCAAGAATCTACGCTAAAGATCTCAGGGGTCGCAATAGAAATTTGGCTGCTCCGAATGACCAGATAGTTTACCTCAAAAATTATCATGATGTTCAGTACTTCGCGGAGATTGGTATTGGTTCACCGCCCCAACGCTTCATTGTTGTGTTTGATACTGGAAGTTCCAATCTTTGGGTCCCTTCTTCCAGATGTTTCTTCTCG ATTGCATGTTATCTTCGTTCCAGGTACAAATCAAGACTATCAAATACGTATACAAAAATTG GAAAGTCTAGCAAAATCCCTTTTGGCACTGGTTCAGTTCATGGATTCTTCAGCCAAGACAATGTGAAAGTTGGAGGTGCTGTCTTAAAGCAGCAG GTTTTCACTGAGGTAACACGGGAGGGATACTTGACATTGTTGCGTGCACGATTTGATGGAGTACTAGGACTTGGATTTGATCAgagcacgacatcaaggaatgTCACACCAGTATG GTATAACATGTTGCTTCAGCATATGGTTACCAAGTCAATCTTCTCATTCTGGCTAAATCGAGATCCTACGTCTAAGATAGCGGGTGAAATTATCTTTGGAGGCATGGATTGGACTCACTTCAGGGGTCAGCATACATACGTACCAGTCGCTCAAAATGGTTATTGGGAG aTTGAGATAGGGGATCTTTTTATAGGAAGCAATTCAACAG GCCTTTGTAAGGATGGATGTCCAGCTATTGTGGATACAGGGACATCATTTATCGCTGGTCCAACT ACTATTTTAACTCAAATAAATCATGCCATTGGAGCGGAAGGAATTATTAGTTTGGAATGCAAAAAAGTTGTCTCGAGTTATGGGGATTCGATCTGGGAACGCTTGATAGCAGGG TTACAACCGGAGAACGTATGCAACAGAATTGGACTCTGTACAAATAATGGGTCGTTATGTTCTTCTTGTGAGATGATAGTGTTCTGGATACAAGTAGAGATCAGAAAAGAGAGATCAAAAGAAAAAGCGTTTCAATATGCCAATCAG CTGTGTGAGAAGCTTCCGAATCCCGGGGGAAAATCATTTATCAACTGTGATGTCTTTGCCCTGCCACATATAACATTTACCATTGGAGACAAATCTTTTCCCCTTTCTCCAGATCAG TATGTTATCAGAGTTGATGACAGCCAAGGTGTCCACTGTATTAGTGGATTTACAACTTTAAACGCGCATCCGCGACGTCCCCTCTG GGTTCTTGGAGATGCATTCTTGAGAGCATATCACACAGTTTTCGACTTTGGCAGTTCACAAATTGGATTTGCAGAAAGTGCTTAG